The following nucleotide sequence is from Juglans microcarpa x Juglans regia isolate MS1-56 chromosome 6D, Jm3101_v1.0, whole genome shotgun sequence.
GTAGTTGTACATCCCCAAAGAACATGGCCTGAAGTCTCAGGATCAGTCCTGCATATTGGACATATACTATCTTCCACAATTTTCCTCCTCTTCAGGTTTCCAAGTGTAGAAAGAGCTTTACTACATgctctccacaaaaataacttaACTGCAGGAGCTACCTTCAGCTTCCACAATGCCTTCCACATAGCTTTGTCCCTATGCTTGCTTGAAGTTTCCCCTCTAGTTCAGTCTCCAGTTTTCTCTGAGTGTGGTAGCCACTCTTAACTGTGTACTGACCAGTAGTATTAGGCTGCCACACTAATCTATCTGCTCTGCCTCCTATACTGATGGGAATGGCTTTAATAGCTTCAATTTCCTgaatagaaaatatttgttgTATGAGATCCTCCTTCCACATTTTCAGGTTAGGGTCAATGAGATCACTCACTTTTTCACACCAACAGTCAGTAGCTCTAAGTGAAGAGATCTGGAAAGTTGGAAAGGAAGGGACCCACCTATCAGTCCATATGTTGATGCTATGCCCATTCCCGACCCTCCACATGAGTCCTATTTTAAGTAAGGGCAGACCTCCATGAAGGCTTCTCCAGGCATAGGATGGCTCAGATCCTAACTTGGCATCCAACAAACCCACGTTTTAAGTATACATCTCTTTATTGGCTTTCAtatggttttaggatttttaatatatgagtCATTATGTTTTCAAGTCTTTGTTAAACAAGATAAACTTATGTTCCTCATGGGTTCTTGATCTAGAGTCTAAGCTCttgtcatctctctctctctctctctctctctctctctctctctttctctctctctctctctatgtgtgTGTGCTTActatttgtttcttcttcttagCTTCAAatgggttttgatttttataCTGAAATGTGTTTGGGGGCGGGTTTCATTTTGTAATACCtaagtcctactacgtaggtccttacgacattttttttactaattctttaagttaaatattttgagataaaaatttttactacttttaattattttattttaagatgagtatgctttatttttaaaatatgatttattaaaataaatgaagggtattatttttagactttgaaatattttcccttaagtcttttaattttatttatttagaaaatgacACAATTAATCTCTACCATTAAATTGGTAGGTGAAAGCATTCTTGAGATGGAttgatctccaccatccatctTCCAAGCTTATGTGATAAGCTTTGACCAAGCAACTAAAGCCCTGTATCCCTTTCACCCGTAGGATTCCCAAGACAAGCCATTAAGCTCTTTacacccataggcttctaaaGCAAGCCATTGAGCTCCTTTGACCCATAAGCTTCTTAAGGTAGCCATTGACTTCACTTTTCATTGCACCCATCGTCCAAAGCAAcacaaaaggagaagaagaaaaataaaagctaTTCTAAGGCATTCCCCCCCTACCCATCGACCCTCAcccaagagaaaagaaatgaatttttttcacTCCCTTTCCAAGCAAGCTAAAGCCaaccctctcttcttctcctctcttttgatcttcaagaaaccaactcctctcatcatcttcaaGCTTATGACTCCATAGCAAGGTAAGAGTACCCTTAAATTCTTCTcctttgtatattttaaatttagccATGGTTGATCAAGTGAGTTTTCTTTTGATGAGTtttgatgtttcggttttggagtttaaaacagtgatatcgtgttgctcttcatccacacggctatacctctatttggtcttccacttgtgttttgaaaTGGGCTAAGAGCTTAAGGTAAAATCCTAaattgactcatttatttttaatgtgattttggaagccaactaagttgttttagcttgtgttttggtgtagttaaattcctatgttgaaaataaatatgtatgccttATTTCTGGCCCAAActgaatggtattatagttgttttgctatgtattttcctatattttgaaactactatgttgttattaaacttggtttaatcataggtaatgattatagtgattttaaaatatatatgttagtatCATGTGCATTGTGCTGAGatttggttggtaatctatttttaggatgctagaggtctgatttaaaggttttgcttggttctataattttatatcttgcttttgaaaggtattaagtgagtaaatcacagcttaagtgtttaaaggttttaaagtttcttaatgaGTAACTTTGCTATACCTTAtactactttaattttaatgggaggttttatctaaactaattaatatattgcttatgtgaataagttatagcttagttagtttaaatataagagattaattgtgcatgaggtattatgatatgcaaagctgtccaagtaTTCCTAAGTCCATGTCATGCCATAAAAATAGCTCATTTACGTTGTCCCTCgcttggttaaattctacctaacccaagagtTCAAAATATTGATGAGCTAACattttataatgagggaccaCAAGGTGATTTAAAAGGCATGTTTCTTAAGCTTGTTTAGCCCACTTGAGATGCATAAATCTATTTTAAGGCCCATTGTCGAGAATTCCAaattttatctcctaatgtctATAACCCAAAGTGAGCCTGAACCAAAGAAACTTTAtttgaagcctatgaattcttaattaattttcatgtaaGTTTTTAAAATACCCCATGGACAGCTAacatatcttaatatttaagttatttttcttgtaagtCGAGGTGAGaagtagtcatttgggttaatgttaagcatagaatggacgttagattgtaatatcgtggctttctcttttaaagggatggttaaataatattgtatgagtattaacacgcttatgctatttattggaatatgacctatattgatgatggaagTAGCAAGGAGCATAAacgtaagtagctatgaccatacttcttacaccaagctctctttatgaaagaatgtctctctcttattgcaaatgttcttctaaagaaaatagtaaatgtatatagtatgtacaagctctttcttgatagcccctgttaagcaccctatcgattataattgtgtgtatgagTATAAAGTAATGCTTGCatgtaggttctaagtcatgagatttccatacatTCTCTcgcaataaacttattgattattcctatatgtagtatagtaTGAAAGTgtatctttttcataaaaatacatgtgcatcgaagtaagaaagatgataaaaatgttttgattgaaaatgaaaggtaatgaatgtctcatgccttatgcttcaagtgatACTTTAAACGAgttttaaaatgcccctatAAACTGATGCTTTCAATGACGcgaataaagtgttttaaaatgtccctatgaactgatgctttaaatgatgcgaataaaatgttttaagatgtccctatgaaTTGATGTTAAATTATCCCTATtaactgatgttaaattgttcctatgaactgacgctttatggatgccatgaaaaatgatgtttaagctcatgcttttaaaatgatgttttttcatgAATGCACAGTTAAATGAAGAcatgatgtttaagttcatgcttttaaattacattttccatgaatgaacttttaaatgatgaaaatgactgaaaggactgaaatgaatgaatgaaagaaatgattgaatgaataaatgctttaatgtatgaaaatatgtaacggccatatgaatgaaaatggtaccaaaggaatgggcagattgcaatgccgggtaagtagtactggtagtgcacccagtgctgcccctgactgaTATGGATTCCCAATCTGTGGCCACGGgtggaatccaggtccaaaggaagactactaaccccaacacacggggcgtaatagtgtgtaccggccaaagaaaatgaaatataaaagtatagttatttcttaaaatgtttatgcatgaaggCGTAGTTATTTCTtagaatgtttatgcatgaaagtatgactTATTTCTcaaactgttatgcatgaaagtattgtcaagaattagcaaaaatgtttatgtatgcatgttttccaaataaaagaatagatgcctagtacgTTCACTGCATTGTGTACACTTactaagtattcgactcacttttgttttaaatgttttaaacttctaggtaatgatgaaaaggctggggagcaaggcattactgtAGAGGGAGAGGCAGAAGCTTAAGatcttccctaactagaacagttatgtttatggatgatgggttatgtttttatgaacgtaTGGACTCTAAGAGTCTTTTATTGATGAATGTTCGAATAGAATGTCCATCAAGTGTTccatttattaaattagaaatttagagtatACGTGTGTCATATCCATGCGgatcgcatgttattagaagaaaaaaaataaaaaagaaaaagaaaaaagggaaagaaaatgaagtaaagGACATGTATGTACGTCGTGATCCCGACCTTCCTGGGACGGGGTTGTGACACATTTTCTTGATTGACTGTTTTTTCAGAGGAGGAATTTCTGCAAGAGATGACAGTAGGCTTTAGTCTGAGTCATTTTCAACATAGGAAGGCAAAAAATTGGGAGGACCAAATCTTAAATTCATCTCCAAGGTTTCATGTTCTTGATGTGATAAAGCAAGAGGCTTCCCAAAACAGCAACTTATACAGTCATGGAGAGGAAGAATTTCAGGCAGCTCGATCTACTTGGTCACAAGTCATGCCAGCTTCTTCCCCTGGGTCATATGCCACTAGCTCTagtaataatgatatatatgacTTCTCTTATAACAAGATGAATAGCAAGAATCAACATCCAGGTCATTCATCTGAGGTaagaaagatttaaaaaaaaaaattatatgcttaCTGAACATATATTTTCTAATCTGCCGCTCCCTTTCCCTAGAGTGCTAGCACAACCACTGGTGGGGTACCATAAGAAGGCTAGGGTTCAGTCTTCTTCAAGCCAACCACCTTGTAAAGAACCCAGTTAATCTGTACTGTGTTGTAATGAGAATGTTGTAATGAGAAATGGTATGGGAATGGATTAATGGTTGCTGTTTGATAAAACGAACCAGAGTcacaaagaagatgaagataaaaatGGCTACACCTTGGGGTATTCGAGGTCCCCAATTCCCCCCAAAGAAAATACAAACTTGTTTCAACAATAATTTTCCAGCCCCTTTCTCGGTGCCATTTCTGGCTTACATATGGAGGTAGCACATGACTATCAGAACTATGAAAATGCAACACGTGGAAAGTAAATAGAATGGAAATAATAGATTGCAACAATTATTAATCTAAATGGCAAGCTATAGACGACTTGTAGTTTAGCTTCCTTTCTTAGCCTTCAAAATGGTACGGTTTGTTTAATTGGGGATCGTAACAAATTCTCTCCCTTTaaagaaccttgtcctcaaggttgcGATATTGATGCAACTCTATAGTATTGATGAGCATGTGCAGATTGCTAGTGATGATTTTCTTGTCACAACCCAAGCGCATAACCCGACTGTTAAATCTCCTTGCAATGCCTGAGACTTGAAGATAATTGCTGAACCACCCTTTTTGGATCCCTTGGCTGCAACTGTCTTTGCAACACTAGATCCACATCCATTAAATGACCAACCATGGTATGAACACTGCAAGTTGCCGCCTTCATCAATCTGCCCTTCTGCAAATACCTTGGTCTCAAGTGTCGAGAAAACAAAAGTGAATCCGGCACTCAACATTTCTACCACATCCTTTCCCTTTCCTCTATCAAATGGCCACAAGATTTGTTTCTTTATCCAATGATACTTCCATATTTTTAGCAGATTTATTCCTTCCCACCACAGAACATCTCTAAGTGTCAATATTGGAAACAATTGAGGTGCACTAATCATTGTTCCAACCACTTGTAATCAAGAGCTTGCTTCAGCTTCAGTATCAACACAACTCATCCTGTAGACATCTTCCTCATCCTTTATCACCACAATTAAGATTGAGAATATGACATTATTAGGGTGTAACACTCTCTCAAGCAACTCATCAGGCATGTTAAAGACAACccaagaatattttaaataaatctcatagCAAAGAGTCTCTCTCATTTCCATAAGGCAATCCCACAATATAATAGTAATCTGCTTACTACTTCGCAGGATATTGACCAAGCTTTGATCATCCTCAAAATTTTGTTCAAACATATAGTGCAACCCCCCAATTATCATAGGTCCCTTCAGCGTTCCCCTCCCAGCACAAAAAATGAGTCTATGCATTTTATCGAGCATGTTGAGTGCAAAATCCGCACAACCATGCATACCTTGGATTGCTATGGTCAAATACCAGGTAGTATTAAGTGGTCATTCCAAGGCCAAGAAAAAACCAAATTCGGTAGTTATGAAAGGAAGGTATGAACACTATAGTAGCACAACAAGCacccaaaatatataatacCTGAAGCACACCACTGGTTGAAGAATTAACATCTGGTGCTTGCTGGTTCTCATCATAGAATGAAGACCTCGCAGCGGCTTCTAGCTCAAGAAGGGTCGCCACCGGAGCACTCCTTGATACATTAATGTCTGACAATAGTTTCTCCATCCAATTCTCCAAGAAACACCTTCTCTCTTCCAACAGAGTTTagctttttattttcaacatcTTCTTTGGAGGAGCTGGATGCAGATATTTTGAAGGAAATGCCtttttgacttaaaaaaaaagctttaaaaaatcattaaatctTCTTACCATCCCTCGAATTGTGGTGATCCCTTCTGGCGATTGTATACCAACTTGAATCCTGTAAAACACCACAGCATCTGAACCTCTTAATTTGGAGAGGAAAATCCAAGAAGGAATTGAGATGTAGTAACTCCAACCAATATGGAAATCAAGTGGCCAGACAGTGTCACAGCCATCCTGAAGCATGTCTCTCGCCAAGTCCACCGCTATGATCCGGGCACTACACCCCATCCCACCAAGTTTGTAGCTCAATATGTTTCCCCTCATCTTGTAGTGATTTATTATCATAGCCGACAACGATGGGGTTGGGTTAAAGATGCTGCAGTTCACTACCCAGACTCCTATATCCTTTGGACGCACCCTGGTTTTCTTGAACAGCTCGTCAAGGGCCCCAAACATCACGGCCCACACCTCTGCTAGACCTTCTTCCATGGTTGCGGAGTTTTCCGTCGACATGATAACTAACCTTGGGATGTAGGTTTCTTTGCCTATGCTTGATGATTGTAAAATTCTCTTCTGGAATTCCAGGCTTGCGTAGTCGAACTTGCTCTATTTCTCATCGAAATGGAAGGCAAGAAGGGATGAATCCGAAAATTCCTCATGTAACGGCGTCGTGTGTCTATGGGTTTGCTGATGTATAGCCACCAACGACTCCACTGCATACTACTGCGTTGCGGGTAaggtttgggatttttttgggttaatagGCGAGTGGGTGAAGCCCCATGGCCACGGAGGATGCCATACGAGATGTGTAGAAGCATCCCTGCACCTCtgattaaattgaaatgaaatcgTCGAAATATATGACGGGTTAATGGAGGGAAGAAACGAAATCCGGAGAGGGGGGTTTGAAGGTTGAGACAATAAGATGGGTTGTCGAAGAATTTTTGAGAACACACAAA
It contains:
- the LOC121235388 gene encoding 3-ketoacyl-CoA synthase 10-like, with product MEEGLAEVWAVMFGALDELFKKTRVRPKDIGVWVVNCSIFNPTPSLSAMIINHYKMRGNILSYKLGGMGCSARIIAVDLARDMLQDGCDTVWPLDFHIGWSYYISIPSWIFLSKLRGSDAVVFYRIQVDINVSRSAPVATLLELEAAARSSFYDENQQAPDVNSSTSGVLQDEEDVYRMSCVDTEAEASS